The Kogia breviceps isolate mKogBre1 chromosome 4, mKogBre1 haplotype 1, whole genome shotgun sequence genome window below encodes:
- the LOC131755473 gene encoding LOW QUALITY PROTEIN: glycine cleavage system H protein, mitochondrial-like (The sequence of the model RefSeq protein was modified relative to this genomic sequence to represent the inferred CDS: substituted 1 base at 1 genomic stop codon), which produces MALRVARSVRAAVCSLXAISAPNVPCSPQSWGLRAGAVRALRTGPALLSGRKFTDKHEWVTTENGVGTAGISNFAQEALGDVVYCSLPEVGTKLNKQEEFGALESVKAASELYSPLSGEVTEINEALAENPGLVNKSCYEDGWLIKMTLSNPSELDELMSEEAYEKYIKSIEE; this is translated from the coding sequence ATGGCACTGCGAGTGGCGCGGAGCGTGCGGGCTGCGGTCTGCAGCCTGTGAGCCATCTCTGCGCCCAATGTGCCCTGCTCGCCGCAGTCCTGGGGACTGCGGGCGGGCGCCGTCCGGGCGCTGCGCACCGGCCCCGCTCTGCTGTCGGGTCGTAAATTCACAGACAAACATGAATGGGTAACAACAGAAAATGGTGTTGGAACAGCGGGAATCAGCAATTTTGCACAGGAAGCTTTGGGAGATGTTGTTTACTGTAGTCTGCCTGAAGTTGGGACAAAATTGAACAAACAAGAGGAATTTGGTGCTTTGGAAAGTGTGAAAGCTGCTAGTGAACTCTATTCTCCTCTATCAGGAGAAGTAACTGAAATTAATGAAGCTCTAGCAGAAAATCCAGGACTTGTCAACAAATCTTGTTATGAAGATGGCTGGCTGATCAAGATGACACTCAGTAACCCTTCAGAACTAGATGAACTAATGAGTGAAGAAGCATatgagaaatacataaaatctatTGAGGAGTGA